A part of Haloarchaeobius sp. HME9146 genomic DNA contains:
- a CDS encoding threonine synthase: MQHLYCPECGTEHEASADEPWRCPTDGHALDLETPPLPDGNPLPVSQLDTRRGLWTFHEFIPVDQRVTLGEGFTPLVDAPHWDAEFKLEYVSPTGSFKDRGATTTLSRAAGLGVEKVIEDSSGNAGSAIATYAARAGIEADVYVPADVKQSKLMAIQRSGARPVRVEGTREDVTQAAIDAVENGEGWYASHAWNPAFYAGTMTFAIELAAQRDWSAPDAVVTPVGHGTLLLGAYRGFDVLERAGIIDSMPRLLGVQAAGYAPIADTFHGSPETEDDHPNDIADGIQIREPARMDQLVDALEATGGDCIALGENIVENTLDALHRRGFYVEPTCATAPAALTKYREMGVLDEDDDVVVPLTGSGLTTL, from the coding sequence ATGCAGCACCTCTACTGCCCCGAGTGTGGCACCGAACACGAAGCAAGTGCGGACGAACCGTGGCGCTGCCCCACAGACGGCCACGCGCTCGACCTCGAGACGCCGCCACTGCCGGACGGGAACCCGCTCCCCGTCAGCCAGCTGGACACGCGTCGCGGCCTCTGGACGTTCCACGAGTTCATCCCGGTCGACCAGCGCGTGACGCTGGGCGAGGGGTTCACCCCACTGGTGGACGCGCCCCACTGGGACGCCGAGTTCAAGCTCGAGTACGTCTCGCCGACCGGCTCGTTCAAGGACCGCGGCGCGACGACCACCCTCTCGCGAGCCGCCGGTCTCGGCGTCGAGAAGGTCATCGAGGACTCCTCCGGGAACGCCGGCTCCGCCATCGCGACCTACGCGGCCCGCGCCGGCATCGAGGCCGACGTGTACGTCCCGGCCGACGTGAAGCAGTCGAAGCTCATGGCCATCCAGCGCTCGGGTGCCCGCCCGGTCCGCGTCGAGGGCACTCGCGAGGACGTGACGCAGGCGGCCATCGACGCCGTCGAGAACGGTGAGGGCTGGTACGCCAGCCACGCCTGGAACCCCGCGTTCTATGCCGGCACGATGACGTTCGCCATCGAACTCGCCGCCCAGCGCGACTGGAGTGCCCCCGACGCCGTCGTCACCCCGGTCGGCCACGGCACCCTGCTGTTGGGCGCCTACCGCGGCTTCGACGTGCTCGAACGCGCCGGCATCATCGACTCCATGCCCCGCCTGCTCGGCGTGCAGGCTGCCGGCTACGCGCCCATCGCGGACACCTTCCACGGCTCGCCCGAGACCGAGGACGACCACCCCAACGACATCGCCGACGGAATCCAGATCCGCGAACCGGCCCGCATGGACCAGCTCGTCGACGCCCTCGAGGCCACCGGCGGCGACTGCATCGCCCTCGGTGAGAACATCGTCGAGAACACGCTGGATGCCCTGCACCGCCGCGGCTTCTACGTCGAACCCACCTGTGCGACCGCGCCCGCCGCGCTGACCAAGTACCGCGAGATGGGCGTCCTCGACGAGGACGACGACGTGGTCGTCCCGCTCACCGGCAGCGGCCTGACGACGCTCTGA
- a CDS encoding MFS transporter: MAESDTPGALTYFRQFFALERDVFVLSVAMFAFSLGFQMTGRYMGEYIVALGGTSVVVGLYGSFGNLIGAVYPYPGGAVSDRIGSRTALTAFGFASAVGFALWLFAEQLAVGPIPAWAWIFAGLVFAQAWKSFGLGATFAIVKQSVPTDQLATGFASTETFRRVAFLVGPLVAAGLVAAYGFDLGFRYVIAVAFGAALVATVAQYVLYESEGDSFGKEFAGVSQIRDDLASLPAPLRPLLVGDTLVRFANGMVYVFAVLVVTRELQTTATIFGVFLAPEALFGVFLAVEMAVALLTMVPVAKLTQRSGLVPVVGLGFLVYSVFPVLLVNAPDGGLDIAGIALSEAVVVGAIWAFSGLRFAGLPAHKALIVGPAEKDAGGRVTGSYYLVRNAITIPSAAVGGWLYSTGGITLAGLDLSGPQLAFTIATVVGLLGTGYFLLRGEEFGPYA, translated from the coding sequence ATGGCAGAGAGCGACACGCCCGGGGCGCTCACCTACTTCCGGCAGTTCTTCGCGCTGGAGCGGGACGTGTTCGTGCTCTCGGTGGCGATGTTCGCGTTCAGCCTCGGCTTCCAGATGACGGGCCGGTACATGGGCGAGTACATCGTCGCGCTGGGTGGCACCTCGGTCGTCGTCGGGCTGTACGGGAGCTTCGGGAACCTCATCGGGGCGGTGTACCCGTATCCCGGCGGGGCCGTCTCGGACCGCATCGGCTCGCGGACCGCCCTCACCGCCTTCGGGTTCGCCTCCGCGGTCGGCTTCGCGCTGTGGCTGTTCGCCGAGCAGCTCGCGGTTGGGCCGATTCCGGCGTGGGCGTGGATTTTCGCGGGGCTGGTGTTCGCACAGGCCTGGAAGTCGTTCGGGCTGGGCGCGACGTTCGCCATCGTCAAGCAGTCGGTGCCGACCGACCAGCTCGCGACGGGCTTCGCCAGCACCGAGACCTTCCGCCGGGTGGCGTTCCTGGTCGGGCCGCTCGTCGCTGCCGGACTCGTGGCGGCCTACGGGTTCGACCTCGGCTTCCGGTACGTCATCGCGGTCGCCTTCGGGGCTGCACTCGTCGCGACCGTGGCCCAGTACGTCCTCTACGAGTCGGAGGGCGACTCCTTCGGGAAGGAGTTCGCCGGCGTCTCCCAGATTCGCGACGACCTCGCGAGCCTCCCGGCCCCGCTTCGCCCGCTGCTCGTCGGGGACACCCTGGTCCGGTTCGCGAACGGGATGGTGTACGTGTTCGCGGTGCTGGTCGTCACCCGCGAGTTGCAGACCACGGCGACGATCTTCGGCGTCTTCCTCGCCCCGGAGGCACTGTTCGGCGTGTTCCTCGCGGTCGAGATGGCGGTCGCACTGCTGACGATGGTCCCGGTCGCCAAGCTGACCCAGCGCTCCGGCCTCGTGCCGGTGGTGGGCCTCGGTTTCCTCGTCTACTCTGTCTTCCCCGTCCTGCTGGTGAACGCGCCCGACGGCGGCCTCGACATCGCGGGCATCGCCCTCTCCGAGGCGGTCGTCGTCGGGGCTATCTGGGCCTTCTCCGGACTCAGGTTCGCCGGCCTCCCGGCGCACAAGGCGCTCATCGTCGGCCCGGCCGAGAAGGACGCAGGCGGGCGCGTCACGGGGTCGTACTACCTGGTCCGGAACGCCATCACCATCCCGAGCGCCGCGGTCGGCGGCTGGCTCTACAGCACCGGCGGGATCACGCTGGCCGGTCTCGACCTCTCGGGCCCCCAGCTCGCGTTCACCATCGCGACCGTCGTGGGCCTGCTCGGGACCGGCTACTTCCTCTTGCGGGGCGAGGAGTTCGGCCCGTACGCGTGA
- a CDS encoding tRNA(Ile)(2)-agmatinylcytidine synthase: protein MTVIGLDDTDSRTRGMCTTYVANRVATRLRDAGATVERLLLIRLNPAVEFKTRGNAALAIHTDADPETALELAREELDGAAETDDPMTNPGLVVASGDPEDVPDAVAEFARDALREIIPVERAEELADEFGYARAGWKNSQGLVGALAAVGSWAAFDDWTTEHISYREPDRWGTERDIDYDSLFAAADEYYPRAWDTVDRVEGEAVCVPHTPCPILHGIRGDDSEACRALAGAIDSEPVFDAATFQTNQGTDAHLAPGELGSLAEDRAYRVPGVVASEPETRRGGHVFFEFADAAGEESIQCAAFEPTKRFRDRVRNLRAGDALTVCGEVTHGTLKLEKFAVRELNRTGYETPVCDGCGNTMKSAGRNQGYRCRDCGTDAPGKVEVSVERELAEGWYEVPPCARRHVAKPLVRGGFDAETHPER from the coding sequence ATGACGGTCATCGGGCTGGACGACACGGACTCACGCACCCGCGGGATGTGCACGACCTACGTCGCGAACCGGGTCGCCACACGCCTGCGCGACGCTGGCGCGACGGTCGAGCGCCTGCTCCTCATCCGGCTCAATCCCGCGGTCGAGTTCAAGACTCGCGGGAACGCCGCGCTCGCAATCCACACCGATGCCGACCCGGAGACGGCCCTCGAACTCGCCCGCGAGGAGCTGGACGGGGCGGCCGAGACCGACGACCCGATGACCAATCCCGGCCTCGTGGTCGCTTCCGGGGACCCCGAAGACGTGCCCGACGCGGTCGCCGAATTCGCCCGAGACGCCCTCCGTGAGATTATCCCGGTCGAACGAGCCGAGGAACTGGCCGACGAGTTCGGCTACGCCCGCGCCGGCTGGAAGAACTCGCAAGGGCTGGTGGGTGCACTCGCCGCCGTGGGTTCCTGGGCCGCCTTCGACGACTGGACGACCGAGCACATCAGCTACCGCGAGCCCGACCGATGGGGGACCGAGCGCGACATCGACTACGATTCGCTCTTCGCGGCCGCCGACGAGTACTACCCCCGCGCCTGGGACACAGTGGATCGGGTCGAGGGCGAGGCGGTCTGCGTGCCCCACACGCCGTGTCCCATCCTGCACGGGATTCGCGGTGACGATTCCGAGGCGTGCCGGGCACTTGCAGGAGCCATCGACTCCGAACCGGTGTTCGACGCGGCGACGTTCCAGACGAACCAGGGCACCGATGCCCACCTTGCCCCTGGCGAACTCGGGTCACTGGCAGAAGACCGGGCCTACCGCGTCCCGGGTGTCGTGGCTTCGGAACCAGAGACGAGGCGGGGCGGGCACGTCTTCTTCGAGTTCGCGGATGCGGCGGGTGAGGAGTCCATCCAGTGCGCCGCCTTCGAACCCACGAAACGGTTCCGCGACCGGGTTCGAAATCTCAGGGCGGGAGACGCACTCACCGTCTGTGGCGAGGTCACCCATGGAACCCTGAAACTGGAGAAGTTCGCGGTTCGCGAGCTGAATCGGACTGGATACGAAACCCCCGTCTGTGACGGCTGCGGGAACACGATGAAGTCCGCGGGCCGGAACCAGGGCTACCGATGCCGGGACTGCGGGACCGACGCGCCGGGCAAGGTCGAGGTTTCGGTCGAGCGCGAACTTGCGGAGGGCTGGTACGAGGTGCCGCCCTGTGCCCGCAGGCACGTCGCGAAACCGCTGGTGCGGGGTGGGTTCGACGCCGAGACGCATCCTGAGCGTTGA
- the citZ gene encoding citrate synthase has translation MSDDLKKGLEGVLVAESDLSFIDGDEGRLIYRGYAIEDLARDASYEEVLYLLWHGKLPNREELDDFTAQMAAERHVDEGVMETVRELAEQDEEPMAALRTTVSQLSAYDPDADADSTDEAANLRKGRRITAKIPTILAAFVRIRNGDDPVEPRDDLSHAANFLYMLNDEEPDDVLAETFDMALVLHADHGLNASTFTTMVISSTLADLHSTIPGGIGALSGSLHGGANQDVMEALLELEESGKDPVEWVEDRLDAGERVPGFGHRVYNVKDPRAKILSEKSEELGQAAGTPQWHDYSVAIEEYLTAEKGLAPNVDFYSASTYYQMGIPIDIYTPIFVMSRVGGWIAHVLEQYDDNRLIRPRARYVGPMDEDFVDVDER, from the coding sequence ATGTCTGACGACCTCAAGAAAGGGCTGGAGGGCGTTCTGGTCGCCGAATCGGATCTGAGCTTCATCGACGGTGACGAAGGACGTCTCATCTATCGCGGGTACGCGATCGAAGACCTGGCCCGCGATGCCAGCTACGAGGAGGTCCTCTACCTCCTCTGGCACGGGAAACTCCCCAATCGCGAGGAACTCGACGACTTCACAGCGCAAATGGCTGCTGAGCGCCACGTCGACGAGGGAGTCATGGAGACGGTTCGCGAGCTCGCCGAGCAGGACGAGGAGCCGATGGCCGCGCTCCGGACGACCGTGTCCCAGCTCTCGGCGTACGACCCCGACGCTGACGCCGACTCCACCGACGAGGCCGCGAACCTCCGCAAGGGTCGCCGCATCACCGCGAAGATCCCGACCATCCTCGCCGCGTTCGTCCGCATCCGCAACGGCGACGACCCCGTCGAGCCGCGTGACGACCTGAGCCACGCCGCGAACTTCCTCTACATGCTGAACGACGAGGAGCCCGACGACGTGCTCGCCGAGACGTTCGACATGGCGCTCGTGCTCCACGCCGACCACGGCCTGAACGCCTCGACGTTCACGACGATGGTCATCTCCTCGACGCTCGCCGACCTCCACTCCACGATTCCGGGCGGCATCGGTGCCCTCTCGGGCAGCCTGCACGGCGGCGCGAACCAGGACGTGATGGAGGCACTGCTCGAACTCGAAGAATCGGGGAAGGACCCCGTCGAGTGGGTCGAGGACCGTCTCGACGCGGGCGAGCGCGTGCCCGGCTTCGGCCACCGCGTCTACAACGTCAAGGACCCCCGCGCGAAGATCCTCTCCGAGAAAAGCGAGGAACTCGGCCAGGCCGCGGGCACGCCCCAGTGGCACGACTACTCGGTCGCCATCGAGGAGTACCTCACCGCCGAGAAGGGCCTCGCCCCGAACGTCGACTTCTACTCCGCCTCGACGTACTACCAGATGGGCATCCCCATCGACATCTACACGCCCATCTTCGTGATGAGCCGCGTCGGCGGCTGGATCGCCCACGTGCTGGAGCAGTACGACGACAATCGCCTCATCCGGCCGCGGGCGCGGTACGTCGGGCCGATGGACGAGGACTTCGTCGACGTGGACGAGCGGTAG
- a CDS encoding glutathione S-transferase N-terminal domain-containing protein → MTNLELYELPGCPYCAKVKSKLADLDLEYVSHEVPRSHAERTEVEEVSGQTGVPVLVDKEHGVDGMPESDDIVAYLEKTYGAEA, encoded by the coding sequence ATGACGAACCTCGAACTGTACGAGTTGCCGGGTTGTCCCTACTGCGCGAAAGTGAAGTCCAAGCTCGCCGACCTCGACCTGGAGTACGTCTCCCACGAGGTGCCGCGCTCGCACGCCGAGCGCACGGAGGTCGAGGAGGTCAGCGGCCAGACGGGCGTGCCCGTCCTGGTCGACAAGGAACACGGCGTCGACGGGATGCCCGAGTCGGACGACATCGTCGCCTACCTGGAGAAGACGTACGGCGCGGAAGCGTAA
- a CDS encoding transcriptional regulator: protein MSRDALVENLTAMLQDAGFRVSDRCVIRPKSFDLAARRGEELVLVKILSNIDAFDAATGAEMRRLGSYLDATPLVIGLRTRDEDLKPDVVYFRHGVPVMAPNTAMDLFVENVPPLIYAAPGGLYVNIDGELLADEREQQNMSLGQLASELGVSRRTVSKYEDGMNASVDVAMRLEEMFDAPLTAPVDVMDGADEVREAEPTPDDPEADPDDEPIVTVMTRVGYDVHPTLRSPFKAVSEDNEADDEGPVSHRDVREHTLLTGHSKFTKAAEKRARIMSSIGSVTRTRSVYFVDRSKRESVHGTAIIEREEVEQMRDADDLRDLIRERTDVEEEPA from the coding sequence ATGTCTCGGGATGCACTGGTCGAGAACCTCACCGCCATGCTGCAGGATGCAGGCTTCCGCGTGAGCGACCGGTGCGTCATCCGTCCGAAGAGCTTCGACCTGGCAGCCCGCCGGGGCGAGGAACTCGTCCTCGTCAAGATCCTCTCGAACATCGACGCCTTCGACGCGGCGACCGGCGCGGAGATGCGACGGCTCGGGTCGTACCTGGACGCGACGCCCCTGGTCATCGGTCTCAGAACGCGCGACGAGGACCTCAAGCCCGACGTGGTGTACTTCCGCCACGGCGTTCCCGTCATGGCACCCAACACCGCGATGGACCTGTTCGTCGAGAACGTGCCGCCGCTCATCTACGCGGCCCCCGGCGGCCTGTACGTCAACATCGACGGCGAGCTGCTGGCGGACGAGCGCGAACAGCAGAACATGAGCCTCGGACAGCTCGCGAGCGAACTCGGCGTCTCCCGGCGCACCGTCTCGAAGTACGAGGACGGCATGAACGCCTCCGTCGACGTGGCGATGCGCCTCGAAGAGATGTTCGACGCACCCCTGACCGCCCCGGTCGACGTGATGGACGGGGCCGACGAGGTGCGCGAGGCCGAGCCGACGCCGGACGACCCGGAGGCCGACCCGGACGACGAACCCATCGTCACCGTGATGACCCGCGTCGGCTACGACGTCCACCCGACGCTTCGCTCGCCGTTCAAGGCTGTCAGCGAGGACAACGAGGCCGACGACGAAGGGCCGGTGTCACACCGCGACGTCCGCGAGCACACGCTGCTCACCGGCCACTCGAAGTTCACGAAGGCCGCCGAGAAGCGCGCCCGCATCATGAGTTCCATCGGGTCGGTCACCCGCACCCGGTCGGTGTACTTCGTCGACCGCTCGAAGCGCGAGTCCGTGCATGGAACCGCCATCATCGAGCGCGAGGAGGTCGAGCAGATGCGCGACGCCGACGACCTGCGCGACCTCATCCGCGAGCGGACCGACGTGGAAGAGGAGCCGGCCTGA
- a CDS encoding right-handed parallel beta-helix repeat-containing protein has protein sequence MAGGIGIVGTTTATAARELTVDKDDPEAYDRIRRAVAAAPDGATIHIASGTYTEQVWVPAAKSLTIRGDTGGDERGAGPDAPVIDGGGVTGAGGISMENTEDGPSLTIEGVVIRNFGADLNSPGQETNEAGAGIQTGYRSNVTIRDVSMDHIVGSAVAVYNGGRGTSRNWTVERCRFDSIAHTAINLSGVTDSVVRDNVITASDPVPDAEGKWWEQNTPDGNPVNGIRIQANAQDGRTSVSRNVTVAANEIVGRFDISGIKVFSHNYSGAQSLVEQVTIRDNTVELTSDGDDDIQANEKHGINIDANGGPDWSRAAAIRDVTIEGNRVTGANHAYKFLSMSSFTSDSDTKSGIRDVVCRDNEAVDCGTGCIPLTTRAGDLADVTVEENRFENCQLGVNVWSRGRLVRGVTVRNNEIHRDVRPDEYTARHGIQIVGYGADIEDIQVTEQDISKYNLGVVVFGVGDTSRGGRAEHATVRNVVLTDCTISNNDVGMLTWGYDDESTIEATAERTTFEANEIGVTTRGTASGDGLHVHHCNFFDHTDAAAKNESGNGVVDATCNFWGHPTGPTTDENNAGRGERVGEGVDYDPLLPQRFERVSENACHPAPGGSGNDDDEEQGKGKQKSK, from the coding sequence ATGGCGGGTGGTATCGGAATCGTCGGAACGACCACGGCGACAGCGGCACGCGAACTCACGGTCGACAAGGACGACCCGGAGGCGTACGACCGGATTCGACGAGCCGTCGCGGCGGCACCCGATGGGGCGACCATCCACATCGCGAGTGGCACATATACTGAACAGGTCTGGGTCCCGGCGGCGAAGTCACTCACAATCCGGGGTGATACCGGAGGGGATGAACGAGGTGCAGGGCCAGATGCCCCGGTCATCGACGGTGGCGGTGTGACAGGGGCCGGTGGCATCTCGATGGAGAACACCGAGGACGGTCCCTCGTTGACCATCGAGGGCGTCGTCATCAGAAACTTCGGCGCGGACCTCAACTCGCCCGGGCAGGAGACCAACGAGGCCGGGGCTGGCATCCAGACCGGGTACCGGTCCAACGTCACCATCCGTGACGTCTCGATGGACCATATCGTCGGATCGGCTGTCGCTGTGTACAACGGCGGACGGGGAACCTCACGGAACTGGACAGTTGAGCGCTGTCGGTTCGATTCGATCGCACACACGGCGATCAATCTGTCCGGCGTCACCGATTCGGTGGTTCGGGACAACGTGATAACGGCTTCCGACCCGGTCCCAGACGCGGAGGGGAAATGGTGGGAGCAGAACACACCCGACGGCAATCCCGTAAACGGCATTCGAATCCAGGCCAATGCACAGGACGGACGGACCTCGGTATCGCGGAACGTCACGGTCGCGGCCAACGAGATTGTCGGGCGGTTCGACATCTCTGGCATCAAGGTGTTCTCTCACAACTACTCCGGGGCGCAGTCGCTCGTCGAGCAGGTCACCATCCGGGACAACACCGTCGAACTCACCTCGGACGGCGACGATGACATCCAGGCCAACGAGAAACACGGTATCAATATAGACGCGAACGGAGGGCCGGACTGGTCGCGAGCAGCGGCGATTCGTGACGTGACTATCGAGGGCAACCGGGTCACCGGCGCGAACCACGCCTACAAGTTCCTGTCCATGTCCTCCTTCACGTCGGATTCGGACACGAAAAGCGGCATCCGAGACGTGGTCTGTCGCGACAACGAGGCGGTCGACTGTGGCACCGGCTGTATCCCACTGACGACCCGTGCGGGTGACCTTGCCGACGTCACCGTCGAGGAGAACCGGTTCGAGAACTGCCAGCTCGGGGTCAACGTGTGGAGCCGTGGCCGTCTGGTTCGCGGTGTAACCGTTCGAAATAACGAGATCCATCGAGACGTCCGACCCGACGAGTACACGGCGAGGCACGGAATCCAGATCGTCGGCTACGGTGCCGATATCGAGGACATCCAGGTGACTGAACAGGACATCTCGAAGTACAACCTCGGCGTCGTCGTCTTCGGGGTTGGAGACACCAGTCGTGGCGGCCGGGCTGAACACGCTACCGTACGGAACGTGGTACTCACCGACTGCACCATCTCGAACAACGACGTCGGCATGCTCACCTGGGGATACGACGATGAGTCCACGATCGAGGCCACCGCAGAACGAACGACCTTCGAAGCAAACGAGATAGGTGTCACGACCCGGGGGACCGCCTCCGGAGACGGCCTCCACGTCCACCACTGCAACTTCTTCGACCACACTGATGCCGCTGCAAAGAACGAATCCGGTAACGGCGTGGTGGACGCGACCTGCAACTTCTGGGGCCATCCGACCGGGCCGACGACCGACGAGAACAACGCTGGCCGTGGCGAGCGCGTCGGCGAAGGCGTCGACTACGACCCACTCCTCCCCCAACGGTTCGAGCGCGTCTCGGAGAACGCCTGCCATCCGGCACCGGGCGGTTCCGGGAACGATGACGACGAAGAGCAGGGGAAGGGGAAGCAGAAGAGCAAGTAA
- a CDS encoding NUDIX domain-containing protein, with amino-acid sequence MTSHPASFCPDCGTETESTHFDGRDRKLCPACERIVWHNPIPTAGVAVVGDEGVLLGQRDVEPGIGEWGVPGGHMEVDETPEEAAARELEEETGVSVDPDELALLETFTSGPFAGKYVVSIGFAVRAEATTGTPEALNEVQAVGWFTPRSFAASDAVLHEDHAQRLRLAWERFG; translated from the coding sequence GTGACGAGCCACCCCGCCTCGTTCTGCCCGGACTGTGGGACTGAGACCGAGAGCACGCACTTCGACGGGCGCGACCGGAAGCTCTGCCCCGCCTGCGAGCGCATCGTCTGGCACAACCCCATCCCGACCGCCGGCGTCGCCGTGGTCGGTGACGAGGGTGTGCTACTCGGTCAGCGCGACGTCGAACCAGGCATCGGCGAGTGGGGCGTCCCCGGCGGCCACATGGAGGTCGACGAGACCCCCGAGGAAGCTGCCGCCCGCGAACTCGAAGAAGAGACCGGCGTCAGCGTCGACCCCGACGAGTTGGCACTCCTCGAGACGTTCACGAGCGGTCCGTTCGCGGGGAAGTACGTCGTCTCCATCGGGTTCGCGGTCCGCGCCGAGGCGACGACGGGGACGCCGGAAGCCCTGAACGAGGTGCAGGCGGTCGGCTGGTTCACGCCCAGGTCGTTCGCTGCCAGTGACGCGGTGCTGCACGAAGACCACGCCCAGCGCCTGCGGCTCGCGTGGGAACGGTTTGGGTAG
- a CDS encoding succinylglutamate desuccinylase/aspartoacylase family protein, whose translation MTTLGTASAAPGEVDTGRLTVGETRDGSPVGLPVAVVNGEQDGRTLYMQAVSDGNELNGVGVIREVFPQLDPATLAGEIRIVGIVNYHGFQIDSHRNPIDDTKLNRTYPGDHDGTSSERLAAATFDAARDADLILDLHQGSDSRMINETRVRCGRRHRLHQKCLELAKVFGAGHILDQKGPDGQLARAGPDEGIPTIDPELGGTVGFDHESIEIGVDGVFNVLRYYDFLDEDATTETQTRAKGFDQYGSPAGGLVSFEPDLGEQVDRGDVLFTVTDAFGQLKAEVTADSNGIFWRARRLPQVATGEYVCSVGTDIDSY comes from the coding sequence ATGACGACCCTGGGAACCGCGAGCGCGGCCCCCGGCGAGGTCGACACCGGTCGCCTGACCGTCGGGGAGACCCGCGACGGCAGCCCGGTCGGCCTCCCTGTCGCCGTGGTCAACGGCGAGCAGGACGGCCGGACCCTCTACATGCAGGCCGTGAGCGACGGGAACGAGTTGAACGGTGTCGGCGTCATCCGCGAGGTGTTCCCCCAGCTGGACCCCGCGACGCTGGCCGGCGAGATACGCATCGTCGGCATCGTGAACTACCACGGCTTCCAGATCGACTCGCACCGGAACCCCATCGACGACACGAAACTGAACCGGACCTACCCCGGCGACCACGACGGCACCTCCTCGGAGCGCCTCGCCGCGGCCACGTTCGACGCGGCCCGTGACGCCGACCTCATCCTCGACCTCCACCAGGGGTCGGACAGCCGGATGATAAACGAGACGCGGGTGCGCTGTGGCCGTCGTCACCGCCTGCACCAGAAGTGCCTCGAGCTCGCGAAGGTGTTCGGCGCGGGTCACATCCTCGACCAGAAGGGCCCCGACGGCCAGCTTGCACGAGCCGGCCCCGACGAGGGCATCCCGACCATCGACCCCGAACTCGGCGGCACCGTGGGCTTCGACCACGAGAGCATCGAGATCGGTGTCGACGGTGTGTTCAACGTCCTCCGGTACTACGACTTCCTCGACGAGGACGCAACGACGGAGACCCAGACCCGCGCGAAGGGCTTCGACCAGTACGGCTCGCCGGCCGGCGGGCTCGTGTCCTTCGAACCCGACCTCGGAGAGCAGGTCGACCGCGGCGACGTCCTGTTCACCGTCACCGATGCGTTCGGCCAGCTGAAGGCCGAAGTGACCGCCGACTCGAACGGTATCTTCTGGCGCGCCCGCCGGCTCCCGCAGGTCGCGACCGGCGAGTACGTCTGTTCGGTCGGCACGGACATCGACTCCTACTGA
- a CDS encoding potassium channel family protein, with amino-acid sequence MDAGDVEYEPVSVKEVLAEMKDTAELMIDLSFSAVLLGSAEVAEEVLELEDRMDVLQMRARMSLMMAARSPEDAEELAPVLGMVGATEKISDATGDIAKVVLEEIGLPDAIRTTLPEAVETVVRATVSGNSSVTGQSLGSLNMETETGVRLIAMRRGGDWHLNPGKDTVLEPGDVVLLRGAEENVADVYQDVTGDEFVAPEPVEEGIDDLERAVDSIVLMKNMSELAVDVAYGSVLYGSEALAEEVAELEAEVDALESRFEAWVLQAAERVDDPVSLRGLMHLAGATEVISDAALEIAEGVLRGMGTHPVVAEAVFESDEVIVRLTVAPGSQLAGTTLGDQMVRTDTGMRVIAVRHRDAAGNDWEIMPGPKTELRVGDVFIAKGTRTGATRLAELVGDDSLDEFE; translated from the coding sequence ATGGATGCCGGTGACGTCGAGTACGAGCCCGTGAGTGTCAAGGAGGTGCTCGCGGAGATGAAAGACACCGCCGAGTTGATGATCGACCTGTCGTTCTCGGCGGTGTTGCTGGGGAGTGCAGAGGTTGCCGAGGAGGTGCTCGAACTCGAGGACCGGATGGACGTCCTGCAGATGCGGGCCCGCATGAGCCTGATGATGGCAGCGCGCTCGCCCGAGGACGCCGAGGAACTCGCCCCCGTGCTGGGAATGGTCGGCGCGACCGAGAAGATAAGCGACGCGACCGGCGACATCGCGAAGGTCGTCCTCGAGGAGATCGGCCTGCCGGATGCCATCCGGACGACCCTGCCGGAGGCCGTCGAGACGGTCGTCCGCGCCACGGTCTCGGGGAACTCGTCGGTCACCGGCCAGAGCCTCGGGAGCCTGAACATGGAGACCGAGACTGGCGTCCGCCTCATCGCGATGCGTCGGGGCGGCGACTGGCACCTCAACCCCGGCAAGGACACCGTCCTCGAACCCGGTGACGTGGTCCTGCTCCGCGGTGCCGAGGAGAACGTCGCCGACGTGTACCAGGACGTGACCGGCGACGAGTTCGTCGCACCCGAACCCGTCGAGGAGGGCATCGACGACCTCGAACGGGCCGTCGACTCCATCGTCCTGATGAAGAACATGAGCGAACTCGCGGTCGACGTGGCCTACGGCTCGGTGCTGTACGGCTCCGAGGCGCTGGCCGAGGAGGTCGCCGAACTCGAGGCCGAGGTCGACGCGCTCGAATCCCGGTTCGAGGCGTGGGTGCTGCAGGCCGCCGAACGCGTCGACGACCCCGTCAGCCTGCGCGGGCTGATGCACCTCGCCGGCGCGACCGAGGTCATCAGCGACGCCGCCCTCGAGATAGCCGAGGGCGTCCTTCGCGGGATGGGCACCCACCCGGTCGTCGCCGAGGCCGTCTTCGAGTCCGACGAGGTCATCGTCCGGCTGACCGTCGCTCCCGGCAGCCAGCTCGCGGGCACCACGCTCGGCGACCAGATGGTCCGGACCGACACCGGGATGCGCGTCATCGCGGTCCGTCACCGCGACGCCGCGGGGAACGACTGGGAGATAATGCCGGGACCGAAGACGGAGCTCCGCGTCGGTGACGTGTTCATCGCGAAAGGGACCCGCACCGGGGCGACCCGACTGGCAGAACTGGTCGGCGACGACTCACTCGACGAATTCGAATAG